In Solanum pennellii chromosome 7, SPENNV200, the following are encoded in one genomic region:
- the LOC107024043 gene encoding probable LRR receptor-like serine/threonine-protein kinase At1g56140, giving the protein MKKAAVPGAWASTTLILMYMFEIAVAQTNATTDPSEARILNSMFQNWRISATDRWNISGELCSGAAIDSTSILDFNPSIKCDCSANNTTPCHITGLRVYALDIVGEIPEELWSLTFLDDLNLGQNYLTGTLSPSIGNLTRMKWLTFGVNALSGEIPKELGLLTELQSLSLGTNNFSGPLPSELGNLTKLTQIYLNSAGVSGPIPLTFARLQELEQVWTSDNAFTGRIPDFIGNNWTKLTVLRFEGNAFEGTIPASFSNLTTLTDLRISDLSNGSSSLDFLRNMKSLSKLVLRNNNISGSIPSNIGEYQSLTLLDLSFNNLTGRIPDALFNLTSLTHLFLGDNKLTGALPAQKIRSLQTIDLSYNELSGNFPSWINENLQLNLVANNFTTEQIDQSDSSSLPSGLNCLQRSFPCNRGRPIYSDFAIKCGGGRAIRSSDQISYESENETLGPATYFMTNTGRWAVSNAGLHSDRPNQSFTSFTSSQFTNTLDSELYQTARISAGSLRYYGLGLENGNYTVTLHFAESEILNPPTWRSVGRRVFDIYVQGVRQLKDFDIKREAGGRSLAAVQRQFTAQVSDNHLEIHLHWAGKGTCCVPIQSTYGPSISAISATPDFEPSVSNQPPTTKKNRTGLIVGIVVGVGVISLISLFAAYYLIQKRKQQKALEDEEFMGIDTRPYTFSYSELRAATGDFSSSNKLGEGGFGPVYKGTLEDERVVAVKQLSVASHQGKSQFVAEIATISAVQHRNLVKLYGCCIEGDRRLLVYEYLENKSLDQALFEKGSLYLDWPTRFQICLGVAKGLAYLHEESRVRIVHRDVKASNILLDADLNPKISDFGLAKLYDDKQTHINTRVAGTIGYLAPEYAMRGHLTEKADVFGFGVVALEIVSGRTNSDESLEEDKIYLLEWAWQLHENKRETELVDANLSEFDVEEVKKVIGIALLCTQTSPGLRPSMSRAIAMLTGDAEVAAVTSRPGYLTDWKFKDTTTFMSDHSSQMPDSSVGTSRAPTTNYSPSGQDTPMLSDIIGEGR; this is encoded by the exons ATGAAGAAGGCTGCGGTGCCTGGGGCCTGGGCAAGCACAACTCTAATATTGATGTACATGTTTGAGATAGCCGTAGCTCAAACAAATGCCACAACTGATCCTTCTGAAG CCCGTATATTGAACTCCATGTTCCAAAATTGGAGGATTTCAGCTACAGATCGTTGGAATATTAGTGGTGAGTTATGTAGTGGAGCTGCCATTGATTCAACTTCCATCCTAGATTTTAATCCTTCCATCAAATGCGACTGTTCTGCAAACAACACAACTCCTTGTCACATCACTGGCTT GAGAGTTTATGCATTGGACATCGTCGGTGAAATCCCAGAGGAATTATGGAGTCTTACCTTCCTCGATGATCT CAATTTGGGCCAAAATTACTTAACAGGCACACTCTCCCCATCCATTGGCAACCTCACTAGAATGAAATGGCT AACCTTTGGCGTCAATGCTTTGTCAGGGGAGATTCCAAAGGAACTTGGCTTGTTGACTGAGTTACAATCATT GAGTCTTGGCACAAACAACTTCTCCGGCCCTCTGCCTTCAGAGCTTGGAAACTTAACAAAACTGACACAAAT TTATCTCAACAGCGCTGGTGTTAGTGGACCAATACCATTGACGTTCGCAAGACTGCAGGAGTTGGAACAAGT GTGGACTTCAGATAATGCTTTTACAGGGAGGATTCCTGATTTCATTGGAAATAATTGGACAAAACTTACTGTATT GAGGTTCGAAGGAAATGCTTTTGAGGGTACAATACCAGCTTCCTTTTCCAACTTAACCACTTTAACCGATCT GAGAATAAGTGATCTATCCAATGGGAGCTCTTCACTTGACTTCCTTAGGAATATGAAGTCTCTAAGCAAGCT GGTTTTACGAAATAACAATATTTCAGGTTCCATCCCAAGTAATATTGGAGAATATCAGAGCCTGACACTACT gGATTTGAGCTTCAACAATTTGACTGGGCGTATTCCAGATGCACTTTTCAATCTGACTTCACTGACTCACTT GTTTCTTGGTGATAACAAGTTAACAGGCGCCCTGCCAGCTCAGAAGATACGGTCTCTCCAGACTAT AGATTTATCTTACAATGAGTTATCTGGAAACTTCCCTTCTTGGATCAATGAAAATCTGCAATT AAATTTAGTTGCCAACAACTTTACAACAGAACAAATAGATCAATCAGATAGCAG TTCTTTGCCTTCGGGGTTAAATTGTCTTCAACGGAGTTTCCCTTGCAATCGAGGACGTCCAATAT ATTCTGACTTTGCAATTAAATGTGGAGGAGGACGTGCAATAAGATCCAGTGATCAGATATCGTATGAGAGTGAGAATGAGACTCTGGGTCCAGCAACATATTTCATGACTAATACAGGGAGGTGGGCTGTTAGTAATGCTGGTCTGCATTCTGATCGTCCAAATCAGAGCTTCACAAGCTTCACCTCATCTCAGTTTACAAACACCTTGGACTCTGAGCTCTACCAAACTGCACGAATTTCCGCTGGATCACTCAGATACTATGGTTTGGGCCTTGAGAATGGTAATTACACTGTGACTCTCCATTTTGCGGAGTCAGAAATCTTAAATCCCCCAACTTGGCGTAGTGTTGGAAGACGTGTATTTGACATTTATGTACAG GGAGTTCGGCAGTTGAAAGATTTTGACATAAAGAGGGAGGCTGGGGGAAGATCCCTCGCAGCTGTTCAAAGGCAATTTACTGCTCAGGTCTCTGATAATCATCTTGAGATACATCTTCACTGGGCTGGAAAAGGGACTTGCTGTGTACCTATACAAAGCACATATGGACCTTCCATATCAGCAATCAGTGCAACCCCAG ATTTTGAACCCAGTGTTAGCAACCAGCCTCCTACTACAAAAAAGAACCGGACCGGTCTGATTGTGGGAATTGTTGTAGGAGTTGGAGTCATAAGCTTGATTTCATTATTTGCTGCCTATTACCTAATTCAGAAAAGAAAACAGCAGAAGGCTTTGGAAGATGAAG AGTTCATGGGGATAGATACCAGACCCTACACTTTCAGCTATTCAGAACTTCGAGCTGCAACTGGTGACTTCTCTTCTTCTAATAAGCTGGGAGAGGGAGGTTTTGGACCAGTTTACAAG GGAACACTTGAGGATGAGAGGGTTGTTGCTGTTAAACAACTGTCTGTGGCATCACACCAAGGAAAGAGTCAGTTTGTGGCCGAGATTGCTACTATATCAGCTGTACAACACCGTAATCTTGTGAAGCTCTATGGTTGCTGCATCGAGGGAGACAGGCGATTACTTGTTTATGAGTACCTTGAAAACAAGAGTCTTGATCAAGCATTATTTG AGAAAGGATCTCTATATCTTGATTGGCCAACACGCTTCCAGATATGCTTGGGAGTAGCAAAGGGTCTAGCGTATCTTCATGAGGAATCTCGAGTCCGTATTGTCCATCGAGATGTCAAGGCCAGTAATATCCTGCTTGATGCAGATCTAAACCCAAAAATTTCAGACTTTGGATTGGCAAAACTTTATGATGACAAACAGACGCATATAAACACTCGTGTTGCTGGCACAAT AGGGTATCTTGCACCAGAATATGCCATGCGCGGACATCTGACAGAGAAGGCTGATGTGTTTGGCTTTGGAGTTGTAGCTCTAGAAATTGTCAGTGGTAGAACAAATTCTGATGAGAGCTTGGAAGAAGACAAGATCTACCTTCTTGAGTGG GCTTGGCAGCTTCATGAGAACAAGCGCGAAACTGAGCTAGTGGATGCAAATTTATCTGAATTTGATGTAGAAGAAGTGAAAAAAGTAATAGGGATAGCTCTACTATGCACTCAAACATCCCCAGGATTACGACCCTCAATGTCCCGTGCAATAGCAATGCTTACAGGAGATGCTGAGGTTGCGGCTGTGACTTCGAGACCTGGATACCTGACTGACTGGAAATTCAAAGATACAACCACCTTCATGAGTGATCATTCTTCGCAAATGCCAGATTCATCAGTGGGTACAAGTAGAGCCCCAACTACAAATTATTCACCATCAGGTCAGGACACACCAATGCTCAGTGACATCATTGGAGAGGGTAGATGA
- the LOC107024146 gene encoding uncharacterized protein At4g15545-like isoform X1, which produces MSDNSIIESSRNAGPDFYLPDEILSVIPTDPYDQLDLARKITSMAIASRVTSLESDMDRLRQKLNGKDRLILDLEDKVSQLENACQQAELRLNITLQDNMKLSKERDNLAFTAKKLGRDLAKLETFKRQLVQSLSDDDSSQAETVDIGIYDQSVHKSYPLKEEVNSYTVHHSFSGSVDGRGSNGDASKHALQRFSSPYITPLLTPSDTPKIASASVSPRRCSAAVSPRRTSGSTSPTIPQFQRRTSGSTSPTIPQFQRRVSMSSFYPSSQQSSQQSSAANSPPRARPKPAQTPRADGKEFFRQARSRLSYEQFSAFLANIKELNAQKQSREETLKKAEEIFGTDNKDLYLSFQGMLNRGVR; this is translated from the exons ATGTCGGACAACAGCATCATTGAAAGCAGTCGGAATGCCGGCCCGGATTTTTACCTTCCCGATGAAATACTTTCTGTTATTCCGACGGACCCATATGACCAATTGGACCTTGCCCGGAAGATCACCTCCATGGCAATCGCTTCTCGCGTTACAAGTCTGGAGTCTGACATGGACAGGCTCCGACAGAAGCTTAACGGAAAGGATCGCCTCATCCTCGACCTCGAGGATAAGGTCTCTCAGCTCGAAAACGCCTGTCAACAGGCCGAATTGCGATTGAACATCACTCTCCAAGATAAT ATGAAACTGTCGAAGGAGAGAGATAATCTGGCTTTTACTGCAAAGAAGCTTGGTCGTGACTTAGCGAAG TTGGAGACCTTTAAAAGGCAATTGGTGCAGTCTTTGAGTGATGATGACTCATCT CAAGCTGAAACTGTAGATATTGGCATTTATGATCAATCTGTTCATAAGTCATATCCTTTAAAAG AGGAGGTGAATAGCTACACAGTGCATCATTCTTTCAGTGGTTCTGTAGACGGAAGAGGAAGTAATGGTGACG CTTCAAAGCACGCTTTGCAAAGGTTTTCCAGCCCTTACATAACACCACTGCTTACTCCAAGTGACACACCAAAAATAGCTTCTGCTAGTGTATCCCCCAGACGATGTTCTGCTGCAGTATCTCCTCGGAGGACATCTGGCAGTACCTCTCCAACAATTCCTCAATTTCAACGCCGGACATCTGGCAGTACCTCTCCAACAATTCCTCAATTTCAACGCCGAGTTTCAATGTCATCATTCTATCCTTCGAGTCAACAGTCGAGTCAACAGTCCTCAGCAGCTAACTCTCCTCCAAGGGCACGGCCGAAACCAG CTCAAACTCCTCGAGCTGATGGGAAGGAGTTCTTCCGTCAAGCTAG GAGTCGTCTGTCTTATGAGCAGTTCAGTGCGTTTCTAGCAAACATAAAGGAACTAAATGCTCAAAAGCAATCTCGTGAG GAAACTTTGAAAAAAGCAGAAGAGATTTTTGGAACGGATAACAAGGATCTCTATCTATCATTCCAAGGGATGCTTAACCGTGGTGTTCGTTGA
- the LOC107025515 gene encoding zinc finger protein CONSTANS-LIKE 1, producing MAFTPHDHEYYTTQGLFSNEFINSSLVTSNPLPQICNSQISPYEHEQVVMNMNSLDHYVPPSISMMPWFPERLGVSDMTVPVLLPASSTTYAVENNNNNNNNNGCNGQHHEGCESWDETTDHAFESNFWSSCPLATSNNWGSQRETSPKIKGTPTMKIGRYSEEERKDRILRYLKKRNQRNFNKTIKYACRKTLADKRVRVRGRFAKNNEDHQLLINGNFVNYHQHKDGCYDQIQMKHGDHYNEDNWLEEAITNFMYIPCSSYDGNFIS from the exons atggcTTTCACTCCTCATGATCATGAATACTATACTACTCAAGGTCTTTTCTCCAATGAATTCATCAATTCTTCTCTTGTTACTAGTAATCCTCTCCCACAAATATGCAATTCCCAAATAAGCCCTTATGAACATGAACAAGTAGTAATGAATATGAATTCACTAGATCATTATGTGCCACCCTCAATTTCAATGATGCCATGGTTCCCTGAGAGGCTAGGGGTTTCGGATATGACGGTGCCGGTACTACTACCTGCATCGTCTACTACTTATGCAGtcgaaaacaacaacaataataataataataacggATGCAACGGCCAACACCACGAGGGGTGTGAATCTTGGGATGAAACTACTGATCATGCTTTTGAATCCAACTTCTGGTCCTCTTGTCCTCTCGCGACCTCCAATAATTGG GGTTCTCAAAGGGAAACAAGTCCAAAAATCAAAGGAACGCCAACAATGAAGATTGGGAGGTACTCAGAAGAGGAGAGAAAGGACAGAATTCTTCGATACCTCAAGAAAAGAAATCAAaggaatttcaacaaaactataaag TATGCTTGTCGCAAAACCCTAGCAGACAAACGTGTTCGAGTTCGTGGAAGATTTGCTAAGAATAATGAAGATCATCAACTCCTCATCAACGGCAATTTTGTTAATTATCACCAACACAAAGATGGTTGCTATGATCAAATCCag ATGAAACATGGTGATCATTATAATGAGGATAATTGGTTAGAAGAGGCAATCacaaattttatgtatataccTTGTAGCTCCTATGACGGAAATTTCATAAGCTGA
- the LOC107024146 gene encoding uncharacterized protein At4g15545-like isoform X2, with translation MSDNSIIESSRNAGPDFYLPDEILSVIPTDPYDQLDLARKITSMAIASRVTSLESDMDRLRQKLNGKDRLILDLEDKVSQLENACQQAELRLNITLQDNMKLSKERDNLAFTAKKLGRDLAKLETFKRQLVQSLSDDDSSQAETVDIGIYDQSVHKSYPLKEEVNSYTVHHSFSGSVDGRGSNASKHALQRFSSPYITPLLTPSDTPKIASASVSPRRCSAAVSPRRTSGSTSPTIPQFQRRTSGSTSPTIPQFQRRVSMSSFYPSSQQSSQQSSAANSPPRARPKPAQTPRADGKEFFRQARSRLSYEQFSAFLANIKELNAQKQSREETLKKAEEIFGTDNKDLYLSFQGMLNRGVR, from the exons ATGTCGGACAACAGCATCATTGAAAGCAGTCGGAATGCCGGCCCGGATTTTTACCTTCCCGATGAAATACTTTCTGTTATTCCGACGGACCCATATGACCAATTGGACCTTGCCCGGAAGATCACCTCCATGGCAATCGCTTCTCGCGTTACAAGTCTGGAGTCTGACATGGACAGGCTCCGACAGAAGCTTAACGGAAAGGATCGCCTCATCCTCGACCTCGAGGATAAGGTCTCTCAGCTCGAAAACGCCTGTCAACAGGCCGAATTGCGATTGAACATCACTCTCCAAGATAAT ATGAAACTGTCGAAGGAGAGAGATAATCTGGCTTTTACTGCAAAGAAGCTTGGTCGTGACTTAGCGAAG TTGGAGACCTTTAAAAGGCAATTGGTGCAGTCTTTGAGTGATGATGACTCATCT CAAGCTGAAACTGTAGATATTGGCATTTATGATCAATCTGTTCATAAGTCATATCCTTTAAAAG AGGAGGTGAATAGCTACACAGTGCATCATTCTTTCAGTGGTTCTGTAGACGGAAGAGGAAGTAATG CTTCAAAGCACGCTTTGCAAAGGTTTTCCAGCCCTTACATAACACCACTGCTTACTCCAAGTGACACACCAAAAATAGCTTCTGCTAGTGTATCCCCCAGACGATGTTCTGCTGCAGTATCTCCTCGGAGGACATCTGGCAGTACCTCTCCAACAATTCCTCAATTTCAACGCCGGACATCTGGCAGTACCTCTCCAACAATTCCTCAATTTCAACGCCGAGTTTCAATGTCATCATTCTATCCTTCGAGTCAACAGTCGAGTCAACAGTCCTCAGCAGCTAACTCTCCTCCAAGGGCACGGCCGAAACCAG CTCAAACTCCTCGAGCTGATGGGAAGGAGTTCTTCCGTCAAGCTAG GAGTCGTCTGTCTTATGAGCAGTTCAGTGCGTTTCTAGCAAACATAAAGGAACTAAATGCTCAAAAGCAATCTCGTGAG GAAACTTTGAAAAAAGCAGAAGAGATTTTTGGAACGGATAACAAGGATCTCTATCTATCATTCCAAGGGATGCTTAACCGTGGTGTTCGTTGA
- the LOC107024045 gene encoding uncharacterized protein LOC107024045 — protein MESNSSIMESKPSHPLHQIAETPTHKLLLKQWLKEEELILNRIATKETQIDSVRNEITQLYCIFFLFHSISLMLLFSASSKWASKTGLCHRSWIPSICSLLCSMGIIWAVRYKTDTESHLEKLLEREKEDGKLLAKCVEELKRKGMEFDLLKEVDALRRAKSLRVEAKVVRKWSARDFVSLFFFSVTCLVLALTRTILCN, from the coding sequence ATGGAGAGCAACAGTTCAATCATGGAATCCAAGCCCTCACACCCACTTCACCAAATTGCAGAAACCCCAACTCACAAGTTGCTTCTCAAACAATGGCTGAAAGAAGAAGAACTCATCCTCAACAGAATCGCTACCAAAGAAACCCAAATCGATTCCGTCCGAAATGAAATCACTCAGCTCTACTGCATTTTCTTCCTGTTCCATTCGATTTCCCTTATGCTTTTATTCAGTGCTTCCTCCAAATGGGCTTCGAAAACTGGGCTCTGCCACCGTTCATGGATCCCGTCAATCTGTTCTCTCCTCTGTTCTATGGGTATTATTTGGGCTGTTAGGTACAAGACGGATACAGAGAGTCACTTAGAGAAACTGttggaaagagagaaagaggatGGGAAATTACTGGCGAAGTGTGTGGAGGAGCTGAAGAGAAAAGGGATGGAATTTGATTTGTTGAAGGAAGTTGATGCTCTTAGGAGGGCTAAGAGCTTGAGGGTTGAAGCTAAGGTGGTTCGAAAATGGTCAGCTAGAGACTTTGTGTCTCTGTTTTTCTTCTCTGTTACTTGTCTGGTACTCGCTTTAACCAGGACCATTTTGTGTAATTGA
- the LOC107024044 gene encoding sperm-associated antigen 1 has translation MASSAAINNIERAHQMYREGRYAQALGFYTDALSLAKTNSQKIALHSNRAACFLKLHDFKKAADECTLVLELDQKHTGALMLRAQTLVTLKEYHSALFDVNRLIELNPSSEVYQNLHARLKTQLSLAPIPEDEAELEEDDDDWEEQCTNRETTEVDVGEDKRDVLEVTTIKAESGSVKQTTEVSDVPKMESSEQPSSSWEAIPQPKGHSRLDYSRWDRVEDESSEDDDDDDDDNDSQPQYRFRVKTIGVRAVK, from the exons ATGGCCTCATCAGCTGCCATCAACAACATCGAAAGAGCTCACCAGATGTACAGGGAAGGTAGATATGCCCAAGCTCTGGGTTTTTATACCGATGCTCTTTCGTTGGCTAAAACAAACTCCCAAAAGATCGCTCTTCACAGTAATCGTGCTGCTTGTTTCCTCAAACTTCACGATTTCAAAAAG GCAGCAGATGAATGCACATTGGTGCTTGAACTTGATCAAAAACACACAGGCGCGCTGATGTTGCGCGCTCAAACCTTAGTCACCCTCAAGGAGTACCATTCAGCACTTTTTGATGTCAACAGGTTAATTGAATTGAATCCATCATCAGAAGTGTATCAAAACCTCCATGCCCGTCTGAAGACACAATTG TCCCTTGCTCCAATACCTGAAGATGAAGCAGAgcttgaagaagatgatgatgattggGAAGAACAATGTACAAATAGAGAAACCACTGAAGTTGATGTAGGAGAAGACAAAAGAGATGTTTTGGAAGTAACCACAATAAAAGCTGAGTCTGGAAGTGTCAAACAGACAACTGAAGTCAGTGATGTTCCAAAAATGGAATCGTCTGAACAACCGTCGTCTAGCTGGGAAGCAATCCCACAGCCAAAAGGACATTCACGGCTTGACTATTCAAGATGGGATAGGGTTGAAGATGAGTCTAGTGaagatgacgatgacgatgatgatgacaaTGATTCTCAACCTCAGTATAGATTCCGTGTCAAAACTATTGGTGTACGAGCTGTTAAGTAA